The window AATGTAAATAATGATTATTGGTAGATGTTCAGATCCTCTGCTTTCATAACTTTCCATAGAAAATTCAGATCATGACCTTGAATGCTTGAAGATTCCATTTCATTCTTCTTTATTTTACACCTTTAAGTGTTGGCATCAATTCCTTGTTTTGGGCCTATATCTTTTCTCTTTTCAATTTTTTCCCTtctttttctttgaaaaaaaaaatcttttaattatCATCAGTATCATGAGAATTGCTTGCCTTGAAAGCTCCATGTCCTCAAAGAAAGCAAAGCTTTGTGAATTAATGTATGATGGTTATTGGAATATTCTTACTTGGATATATATGATCTTCTTTTGATAATTTTATAGTAGTTGCCTTAACTGGTTAtatgattattttaaaaatagtggTTTGACTATTTCAATTCACTTGGGTCTGAATATTTTCAGTCATTTGACAAATCTTTGTAGAGTCAATCTTGAAGcttttggttgctactcggaaagtttAACGAtttcattgtacaaaaattttatacaaaggtatgaacctttttctagttaccatgtgttcttttaaattaaacttggatcacctgcgaaactttacacgtttgatcctaagtttaacttatttgttatttaggtttagacttggatctcctgcggaacttaacacatttgatccaaatcacctaggttattaattccattaaatattaatttccaaaattagcttccaggactgcatggcgaggcacatgaccttcttagatatgggagcaaccaccaccgcctagacaaagccttttaagaaaagctaatatttaatttccttaaataactctaagttaaccaaaaagaacaatcgaagcacaagttcgaaaagaaaacaaaagaacacaacatcgaaaactaattcgaaatactagaatcgcacgcctcttgtatttggtatttttacaaagaaataaaactagtatgatgcggaaattaaatactagtgtaccttttcttttgcaagcaaaaacctctaggtcttctaccgtattcctcttctaacctcggacattgtgtgggcaatgatcttccgagatgagaaccatcaAGGTACCTTCTTctaccttccttcaagtttcggccaagcatatcttctaaaggatgaagaacttttttcaccaaccaagctccaagggatacaagctttctctccttcttcctcaagctagatccggccacctcctccaagctccaagagataaaggatttcggccacacaagacgaagagagaaaaggagaagggccggccacaccaaggaagaaaagagggagaaaatagaatagagtcgttcacccatgaaggcacctctaccccctcttttataatccttggtcttggcaaataaggaaattttaataaaaacttccttaattcttttgccatgaaaaggaaaatttaattaattaaaaatcaattttattttctcaattcatatggtcggccaccacaagctataaacaaggagagttttaattaattaaaacttcctaatttgtctccagaaatttataaaaatttctccaataattttaatccttcatggttagtaaaaagaaaattttataaattaaaatctttattttaaacatgtggataaaaagaaaattatctctaaaaattaaaatctcttttaatctacaaataaggaaagatatcaaatcttttcttaatcttttgtagaaacttataaaagagaatatttaatttttaaaatctcttttaaatcatgaacatggttaaaaaggaaagttttcttaaaatttaaaatccaccttttaatcaacaaataaggaaagttttcaaattttaaactctcttttaaacatgtggatgatttacaaataaggaaagtttttaccaaaaattaaaaccatccttttaatctacaaataaggaaagagattaatctcttctcttaatcttttgtagaaagctataaaaagaaattttaaattttttaaactctcttttaaaaccatgatatccacataataaataattttaataaaaatcctttttaatattctagtggccgaccacctaagcttgggacccaagctttggtcggccaccaacttggctcatccacttggtcttggtcggccctagcttgggttccaagctagcttggccgaccccattggatgggtaagaaggtgggtatgtggtgggtataaatctctatatacaagagctacgatagggaccgagaggaggaattggttttggtctcccgatgaaattaagcttcccgtgttcgccccgaacacacaacttaatttcatcaataataattcattccactaaagaactattattgaactaccgcaccaatctcaaattacattttgggctccttcttattatgagtgtgttagtctccctgtgtttaagatgtcgaatgtccactaattaagtgagttactgacaactcatttaattaatatcttagtccaagagtagtaccactcaaccttatcatcatgtcggactaagtccacctgcagggtataacatgataatccttatgagctcctcttggggacattctcaacctagatcactaggacacagtttccttctataatcaacaacacacacaataagtgatatcatttcccaacttatcgggcttattgatttatcgaactaaatctcacccattgataaattaaagaaataaatatcaaatatatgtgcttgttattatattaggattaagagcacacacttccataataactgaggtctttgttcctttataaagtcagtataaaagaaacgacctctaatgatcctactcaatacactctaagtgtactagtgtaattatatagttaagataaactaatacctaattacactacgaccttccaatggtttattcctttccatcttggtcgtgagctactgtttataatttataaggtactgataacatgatcctctgtgtgtgataccacacaccatgttatctacaatataaattaattgaacaactacatttatcataaatgtagacatttgaccaatgtgattttttatttctagataaatgtttataccaaaagttagacttttagtatacatcctaacagaagcTGTGGTTTCTTCCATGGATTTGATTTTGAGTTTGATAGATGTATGATCTATAGCACTAGTTTTTAATCACGTGATTCAGATCAGATGGCTGTAAATTTGGTCAAAATTGTTGAAGAACAAGCAAAGTTTAAGAATGACAAAGGAGATACTGATTCCAATTAACAAAATGATACGAGGACCCAAGCTCACAAACTGTGTTTTTAATTCATATACTTTATATATTCTATGATTTCCCAAAGGAGGACCAAGTAAAAAATAATCTAATGGAAAATCAAGATATAGAAAGCTAAAAGTCACAATTGGAGgaacaaataattttaatcaattagcTATGAGCAGTGGCCTTCTTCTAAGTAGTTCCAACATCAATAAAAGACAAAAGGAAATCACAGAATGTTATTTTGCAGAGAGAATTTAGTGAAGAAATCCCAACTATGATTATATTCTTTATGGGGAACTTCTCAGTCTCTTGTCCTCCTCCTATTGTTTATCCTCAGAGATCTTATCTGCTTACCGCATGACCCTACCATTTTTGGAGTCGAAGTCAATGTGTACACTGTTCAATCTATATGTAAGCTGTCAATGGAGACAAGATATGAGGCAGAACCATTATTTAAACTTTGGAGTCCTCTGGCTTACTATAAGTTGAAAGTTATGGCAGTTTTTATGACTTCATCTTGTGAAAGTAGAATTTCACTGATGAATAAACTTAGATTGTCTCGACATTCTCAATGAACTAAACAACGGCGTTGATATTTTGAGTTGAAGAAAGAATCATTCATGGTTTCATCACATTGCAACAAGAACAGATTTGTAGCTTAACATGAAGATATATCCAATTTACGCATTTGTTGGACACATGAGAGATGCTTGCTTCAACATATTGCATAACTACTACCAGGAAGCAACTGAAGACAAAATGTATCAAAATCTCTTTCTATTTCTGAATTTGATTTGTCACCGATGTCAAAATCTGATGATGCAGTTTATTTTTGAACAGCAAAATTAACTGCATCAATGTTCTAGCAGTGTTTTTTATCTAAATAGAAAGCTGTTTATCATCCTAACCACCAGAAATGAAGTTGTTCATCAACCTGATACATTAAAGAAAAATACTGTCAATATCTGATGTGATGATATGAGGAAGAGGAGGCAGATCAATgagttttttgtttgtttttgtttcattTGCAAATTTTCATACTAATCGACAATACCTAATTaaaatttagagtattttttttttcctgctGGTGGAATGCTTACCAAATTTACTGCCATTGGTATTCTTCTCACAAGGACCTTGTTCAGGGCCACATTGAGTGAGATTTTGATTCTCCAACTGACTTTGCTGCACAAGGTTGGGTCCAAAAGCACATATGTTCATCTCCTGCATTTGATTATGTCAGTTTTCTATCACAAAAGATACAAAGGTCAAGCAGTGTGAGGACTAAGATACAGACCTGTGAATGAGGTTGAAGGTGATGAAAGCCATGATACGAGGCCTGAAATTGTTGAGGATGACCAGTTTGTATCAGGCTTCCCATATTTACTGCATGCGAGGCTGGTGGATAGCAAAAGATTGATTGGTTTGTGGCAGTAGGTAACCCTACAGATTGATGATGAGCTACTGGAACAGTTGGCAGTTGAAATGGATGATGCATTGAAAGAACTGAAGCATGAGCCATATATTGTTGAGCACCTGGAAACATCATCTGTGCCATGCCACTTCCTATCCACATCTTCTGTTGCGTATTAAGAAGTAGATTACTCGATACAATCATCAAGTATGAAATTAAAAGACACTTCATTGCCAGACCTGCATTTGTAGTTTGAGAGACTTCATGTATTCAATTGCATCATCTAACATTGATGCCTTGTCTGTCTGAGAAATGTGAATGATAAAGAACAGAGCTATTAGATCTTACATTCATAAGTATTTTAGAATATAGTTTTAATTTTGCACATTATACTTTATTGCTATGAGGTATCAGTTCTTGAAGTGCCTTCATCTTCTCATTTATTCTATCTCTTCTTCTCTGCATGAAATCAAAACCTAAGGCTGGGGAATGTACATGCAAATCACAAATATACAGAGACGACTACTTTAATACATTTCAGTGGTTCATCATCGATCAAGATTCAATCCTTACTCTCTCAGATAGGTTGTGGACTTCAGCAGCACGGCTTCTGCGTTGCTTCTTTGCATCAAATGAATCCTCTATATCCTGCCAAACGTTTGATTGAAGACTCattaaaaatttaacttgttCCTCAGAAATCATGCAAGTAACTACAATGAAGGGTGAGGCAAGAACAATTAAGTTAGTTAAGGTTTACCTTACATTGATCTTCCAAATAACCAACATATAGTCCCTTCTTCCTCTTTTTACAATCGATCTTTGCATGCTGAACTTCTGTATGGCATTTAAAGCTAGAACCAGATGTTCCTGATGATGAAGGATAATGTTTTTGCCCACTTTCTGATTGAAAACAACTACTAGCAACATCCTTCGACCCCTCTGCAGTATCAACAACAACACTCCTAAGATCGCCCTGTCCATGAATTTGACTACTTCCGTCTGTGTTGGATCCAATTCCCGTCATTGGAGTTGTAGACATCTGACTCCCTACCGTCGACAGGCCAATGGATCCTTTCTCACTTGACTTTTGTCTCAGTAACTCTGGAAAATGGAAACAGTTTAGTCCACTACCATTTTTGCAGGAGGACTCTTGTTTATAACCTGGTTTAGGAGGCAGCATATTCCCCTCGTGCTGGGCAGAATGCTCAGGAGCAGATGATGCAAAGCCATTTCCATCTCTAGCTGCCGTGTTTATCTTTTCCGGGCATATTGCGTTGGTATCTGCCATTTCGGAGAAGAACTCTGGACAGAATTCTTTTTCCGACAAATTTTCCACGGGATTTTGAAGCCATGACACAGTCTCTTCGTCTTGAATCAAGTTCATGGAGTCCTCCTCATGTTCTTGAATTGGTTTAAACTCACTGCCACTCATGGAGATTTTGCGATTGTTATGGCTGTGCATAACCAAGTGCCCATCTTGCCATAGTAATTCTACAAGTTCGGTATTTTGCCTACGCCACCGCAATAGAAATAAGAAGGGAAGTTCATGGTTAATGCATGTCAAAGTTAACTTCAACCTATGCAACTTATAGCAACAAGAGAGAAGCATTGAGGAAAACAAACACTCACCCCAGATTATGTGGGAAGCCATCCTCTTCTAACTTCCATTCAGGATCAAATTGGTTCATCGCTTCGAGTTTATCTATAAATTCAAAGAAGAAATCAACATAATTCTATAAGAcactgaaaaaaaaatatataatcatgtgagAAGTCTGATAATTGAATCTGAATGGACATTTCGATGAGCAGGGAGAAGTTGCACCAGCATGAAATGGAATTCAAACTATTTTTTCTCAGAGAACATCAATCTTCCACTACAAAAAGGCAAATTAAGATtcttaaaaaggaattttaaatggaAACACTCACCTTGCTCTTTAAAACTTTAAACTACGAAGAACACGACTGTTTTAGAAAAAGATTGTTGGGAAGATGTGATCCCTTTTATGGTGGTGATGCAGTGGGGAAGAAGCTGTGCCTGTCTGTGATGGAGATGAGCAATGCGGCCATGTTACACTTATTGTGTTGTCATATGCAGGGCATGTGTGAGTGGGTCTTACCTTTAAAACCAAGGGCGGACTACTGGACAAGatccaaaattattattttgggaGGTTAAACATCATAAACCTTTCCAAAAATGCTTACAACATATCAAGCTAATCGTTTAGAGATGACAACGAAGTGCGACAAAACCGAAGTCAAGGTGGAGATTTTAACTTTTCATCCTTTTCACAAAGAATTTACTTTTTTATGGTCTCACGCTATGATTTCATAAATATGATACAAGATTCCTTCCTTTTCTAAACAAGAATACTGACCGAACAGAAGTCTTCTTctttaaaataaagaaaatgaaatcTTCTGACGGTTGAAGATGCTCTGTTTACTAATCACAAAACGCGAAATCGGAAACCAAATTTAGAAAGAGCTCAAAATCTAGCAGCGTCAGTATCATAAATGTTTCTCATTGACTGAATTGCCTATTTGTTGATAGATTGGAAGGCATTTAAGATGGCAAGGTCAGATGCCTTGAAGCATGTTTCATGATCACAAAACGTGTGTTGGTTGTCTGATGAAGTAGACAAATTAAAAGAaagtgaaaagaaaagaaaaatacagAACTCAGAAATGGATGGCTCCAAAATTCAATTGATGGATGGCAATTGGAAGATGTGTAGGTGTACGAAAACCAAAATAGAGGCCAGGacaaacaattttttttactaaatttcCTGCACTATTAATTTCGGACAACTAAAGATGAACTCCTTCTTCCTTTATTCCTCTGATGACGTCGTTCATTTCACAAGTCCCAAAAAATTTGGCCTGAACTATTAAAGCATAGCAGTTTAGTACAGAATCATAGTTCAACATGCAGcttcatgcatgcatgcatgtgtAAATGTACATTTTCTTCGTGGCAATCTCTTGTTTTGTCTCTAAAGTTTTACCAGAATCAAGAGTTTCTCAGTTTATTCACaggataaaatatattttaatattaatttttctgtATGTGATCGTTCTTATCTTATTCCTTCCAAACTAAAAGGTTTTGACATTTGATTTTTACTTATGAATCCCACTCGGCCAAAACTCAAAGGGAGTTTGATTTCTCTTGAGGTCGGCAATCGAGATATTAATTACAAACATACAGCTACATTTTTCTCTTGACTAATAAGTTGCATGCTAAgattcaataaaataaaataagtttcaTGCTTAATTACCGATCGACTCGCTCGGTCAAAAACGCACGTGGATGTAATTAAAGAGTTGGAAAATGGCAAACACATATCATTGATATTTTGCTTATAATGACAATGACCTCCTGTTATATTTCAGCGTTTCCCTGACGTACGTGAGTACGTCGAAATAATTAAGCAGCTGGAGTTACATAATCGACGTCGTCGTCCCCGTCATCATGGCGGACTCTATCAGCCGTATCGTACCAGCAGTCGTCACATGCCCTAATGCTCGCCGCCGGTGAAGTAGTACAGATCTTAATGAAGAGCCTTTGCCGCCGTGgaatggaaggaagaagaagaggacagTTTCATGGTGTTAGTATTAATTCGTACATGGAGCAGATGACGCATCAAGTCAATAAGTCTTCGTGGAGAAGTCAAAGTCGAGTCCACGGCGGATCGGCCTGTAGAGCACTCCAATGGGGATATTTAGAGGGGATATTTCTTTAAATATCCCTATTCTCAAATATCCCTCATTAGAGCATCCCTCAAATACACAATATTTCTCCTAAATATTATGGTCCCCACTTCTACGTCACTCTTCAAATATTTTACTATTTAAATATCTCAAATCTTACAATTAAATATCTCACCATTCAAATATTTATTGATCTCACCCATCAAATATCTGACTCTCAAATATTCTTAACTTCACAATTAAATATCTCATCAATCAAATAATTTTAGGTCTGACCATTTT is drawn from Zingiber officinale cultivar Zhangliang chromosome 1B, Zo_v1.1, whole genome shotgun sequence and contains these coding sequences:
- the LOC122046518 gene encoding transcription factor PIF4-like isoform X5, coding for MNQFDPEWKLEEDGFPHNLGQNTELVELLWQDGHLVMHSHNNRKISMSGSEFKPIQEHEEDSMNLIQDEETVSWLQNPVENLSEKEFCPEFFSEMADTNAICPEKINTAARDGNGFASSAPEHSAQHEGNMLPPKPGYKQESSCKNGSGLNCFHFPELLRQKSSEKGSIGLSTVGSQMSTTPMTGIGSNTDGSSQIHGQGDLRSVVVDTAEGSKDVASSCFQSESGQKHYPSSSGTSGSSFKCHTEVQHAKIDCKKRKKGLYVGYLEDQCKDIEDSFDAKKQRRSRAAEVHNLSERRRRDRINEKMKALQELIPHSNKTDKASMLDDAIEYMKSLKLQMQMWIGSGMAQMMFPGLPTATNQSIFCYPPASHAVNMGSLIQTGHPQQFQASYHGFHHLQPHSQEMNICAFGPNLVQQSQLENQNLTQCGPEQGPCEKNTNGSKFG
- the LOC122046518 gene encoding transcription factor PIF4-like isoform X4, coding for MNQFDPEWKLEEDGFPHNLGQNTELVELLWQDGHLVMHSHNNRKISMSGSEFKPIQEHEEDSMNLIQDEETVSWLQNPVENLSEKEFCPEFFSEMADTNAICPEKINTAARDGNGFASSAPEHSAQHEGNMLPPKPGYKQESSCKNGSGLNCFHFPELLRQKSSEKGSIGLSTVGSQMSTTPMTGIGSNTDGSSQIHGQGDLRSVVVDTAEGSKDVASSCFQSESGQKHYPSSSGTSGSSFKCHTEVQHAKIDCKKRKKGLYVGYLEDQCKDIEDSFDAKKQRRSRAAEVHNLSERRRRDRINEKMKALQELIPHSNKTDKASMLDDAIEYMKSLKLQMQKMWIGSGMAQMMFPGLPTATNQSIFCYPPASHAVNMGSLIQTGHPQQFQASYHGFHHLQPHSQEMNICAFGPNLVQQSQLENQNLTQCGPEQGPCEKNTNGSKFG
- the LOC122046518 gene encoding transcription factor PIF4-like isoform X2 → MNQFDPEWKLEEDGFPHNLGQNTELVELLWQDGHLVMHSHNNRKISMSGSEFKPIQEHEEDSMNLIQDEETVSWLQNPVENLSEKEFCPEFFSEMADTNAICPEKINTAARDGNGFASSAPEHSAQHEGNMLPPKPGYKQESSCKNGSGLNCFHFPELLRQKSSEKGSIGLSTVGSQMSTTPMTGIGSNTDGSSQIHGQGDLRSVVVDTAEGSKDVASSCFQSESGQKHYPSSSGTSGSSFKCHTEVQHAKIDCKKRKKGLYVGYLEDQCKDIEDSFDAKKQRRSRAAEVHNLSERRRRDRINEKMKALQELIPHSNKTDKASMLDDAIEYMKSLKLQMQMWIGSGMAQMMFPGAQQYMAHASVLSMHHPFQLPTVPVAHHQSVGLPTATNQSIFCYPPASHAVNMGSLIQTGHPQQFQASYHGFHHLQPHSQEMNICAFGPNLVQQSQLENQNLTQCGPEQGPCEKNTNGSKFG
- the LOC122046518 gene encoding transcription factor PIF4-like isoform X3, producing MNQFDPEWKLEEDGFPHNLGQNTELVELLWQDGHLVMHSHNNRKISMSGSEFKPIQEHEEDSMNLIQDEETVSWLQNPVENLSEKEFCPEFFSEMADTNAICPEKINTAARDGNGFASSAPEHSAQHEGNMLPPKPELLRQKSSEKGSIGLSTVGSQMSTTPMTGIGSNTDGSSQIHGQGDLRSVVVDTAEGSKDVASSCFQSESGQKHYPSSSGTSGSSFKCHTEVQHAKIDCKKRKKGLYVGYLEDQCKDIEDSFDAKKQRRSRAAEVHNLSERRRRDRINEKMKALQELIPHSNKTDKASMLDDAIEYMKSLKLQMQKMWIGSGMAQMMFPGAQQYMAHASVLSMHHPFQLPTVPVAHHQSVGLPTATNQSIFCYPPASHAVNMGSLIQTGHPQQFQASYHGFHHLQPHSQEMNICAFGPNLVQQSQLENQNLTQCGPEQGPCEKNTNGSKFG
- the LOC122046518 gene encoding transcription factor PIF4-like isoform X1, which translates into the protein MNQFDPEWKLEEDGFPHNLGQNTELVELLWQDGHLVMHSHNNRKISMSGSEFKPIQEHEEDSMNLIQDEETVSWLQNPVENLSEKEFCPEFFSEMADTNAICPEKINTAARDGNGFASSAPEHSAQHEGNMLPPKPGYKQESSCKNGSGLNCFHFPELLRQKSSEKGSIGLSTVGSQMSTTPMTGIGSNTDGSSQIHGQGDLRSVVVDTAEGSKDVASSCFQSESGQKHYPSSSGTSGSSFKCHTEVQHAKIDCKKRKKGLYVGYLEDQCKDIEDSFDAKKQRRSRAAEVHNLSERRRRDRINEKMKALQELIPHSNKTDKASMLDDAIEYMKSLKLQMQKMWIGSGMAQMMFPGAQQYMAHASVLSMHHPFQLPTVPVAHHQSVGLPTATNQSIFCYPPASHAVNMGSLIQTGHPQQFQASYHGFHHLQPHSQEMNICAFGPNLVQQSQLENQNLTQCGPEQGPCEKNTNGSKFG